The Spirochaetaceae bacterium genome segment TGCCGGCGAACGGCTTCTTCGAGTGGCGGCGCGCCGGCACCGTGCGCCAGCCTTACTTCATGAGCCACCGCGACGGGGTTCCGCTGGCGTTCGCCGCCATCCGTGCCCGCTGGCAGCGCGATGATTTCGCTCCGATTGCCAGTTGCGCCATCATCACCGTGGCTGCCAACGAGCAACTGGAGCCGCTCCACGACCGCATGCCGGCGATCCTGGATCCGGCGGCGTGGGACCTGTGGCTCGACCCCGATGCGCCGCACGAGGCGGTATGCGGACTGCTGCGTCCGCTCGACCACGAACTGGCCCTGCACCCGGTGACACCGCGCATGAATCATCATGCTTTCGAGTGCGCCGACGCGGTGGCACCGACCTCCAGCGAAGCGGAACCGGGGCAATTGCCGTTGCCCTGGTAAGGCGCGTGCGGCTTCGCGGAGCGGCTGACAGATTCCGGCTCGCTCTAGCCTTCGTGTGCGAGCACGAAATAGTGTCCCGGGTTCCACGCCTGACAGATCAGGTAGAG includes the following:
- a CDS encoding SOS response-associated peptidase, with the translated sequence MCGRYALYAENEELIDAFSVVADAATPATEPRYNIAPTQEVPVVMRPTGARRAGPRRLRMARWGLVPPQWPTPDRRRTPLINARAEGIARQPLFRGLFAGSRCIVPANGFFEWRRAGTVRQPYFMSHRDGVPLAFAAIRARWQRDDFAPIASCAIITVAANEQLEPLHDRMPAILDPAAWDLWLDPDAPHEAVCGLLRPLDHELALHPVTPRMNHHAFECADAVAPTSSEAEPGQLPLPW